CCATCCACAGCAATCCTCCACCAAGCAATCCACTCAACAAAGAATTGAATGTACCCCCTGGCAATAAGAACGCAACGCAACCCGCTACGAGTATCAAAGACCACCATGGCATCACCAAAGCACACAAAAAGCTCAAGGCTCCAATCGCTATTAGTCTAATTATAAATTTCATCTTTACTTCGCTTTTAGTACTTGAGAATAAACAATGTTTGGATTTTCCTCCTGAGGAGAATGCAGAAAATTGAGTGGATAATATGTCCCATTGGCCCAATTATCAATCATCTCCGCATAAGCTGGATTGCCTGGGTTCCCTGTTTGACTACCTGGATACACCCCCCAAGCTCGTACTTGCTTTTCGTCCAACTCCACTACCATGCGCCACGAAGGTCCATGTCCGCTGCTCGCAGCATTGACGATGTTTCGGTTGCCTCCGATTCTAATATTCTCCACAGAGAATGGTGCCAATTTCAAAATATGTCTCGCTCCTGTATTCTTGTAAACAAACCAATCCACACGATCCTCTTCGTGTTCCTCTTTCCACTCTTCGATTCGCTCCACTGCAGTGACGAACGACTGATTGATCAGATCCACGACGGTCTCCTTCTGATCCGTAGATTGCAAGTCAAAATATTTGTTCGCTCCATCATTCCTCATAAGGTAGATTGTATTGAATACATGCGGTTTATTGAGAGCGATTTCCCTGTTGTCAAACTCATCCCAAATCAGTCCATACAGTGCTTTCCACCATTCCTCATAGTAGCTTGGTGATTGATTTTCAGGATCATTGAAATAATCCCATCGACGAAGCAGATTGTAAGCACCTTTCTGAGGAGCAGACATCCTCGCCGTGTCTAAACTATCCAGCATCAGCGGTAGACTCTCCGATGCACGGTAGTTGTAGTTGTCGTTTTGTAGCTTCATCATGTCCCCTACCTCGATGCTATTCATCAAGCGCAGGCGGTCATTGATGCGTCGGTTTCGATAAAACTCGTAGTTGTAATCATAAACATAGTAGGGGTAAGTCGAATCTACCGGATGTTGATTGGCAGAGCTCACAAAATCCTGATCGGGGTTGTATATGTAAGCCAAATGCTCCCGTGGCATGTCCTGTACCCACTCCTGTCGAGAATCAGACCCATCCATCAAAAACTTCCCTTGCTCCTCCCACTTGACAGGAAACCTGCCGTTGATCCATAGAGCAATGTCTCCATTCGCTGCAGCAAAAGCAAAATTCTGTGCAGGTGCCATAAAATACTGCAAAGCATCCACGTACTCTTCGTAATTTTTGGCGCGGTTGAGTTCGTAGAAGGTCTTGACCTCCATCGACTCTTCATGTGCTGTCCACTTCATGGCAAAATTGAGGCTCTCACCGTTGCCTTTGAAGTTGCGATCGTAGACTACCGGCCCATAGTGTGTATGCACTATCGTATCATAAACTGTCTCTCCACCTCTGACTTTGATCCGCTCGACGACCTTTTCGGTCTTCAGCCATTTGTTGTCATAGCGGTATTCTTCTCTTCGTTGGTTCCTAAATTCGATGTTGTACCAATCCACCACATCACGCTTGGCGTTGGTCACCCCCCAAGCGATCGAATCATTGAACCCCACAATGATACCTGGGGCCCCGGGAATTGTCGCGCCAAACACGTTGACACCCGGCGCATGCAGCTGCGTCACATACCAAATCGAAGGTAAGTTCAATGCCAAGTCGGGTTCGTTGGCAAGCAAGACCCGGCCGTTGGCTGTCTTGGATCTCCCTACGACAAAATTATTGGACCCGTTGCTAGGGTCCGGCTTTTCTATAGCCTCTGGTGTGAAAGTCTGTGGGAATTTCACGTCTGGTCGATCCACCTGGATCGGTTCAAAATCCCACTTGCGAGAACTCGGAATCACCGGATCTACCTGAGCAAAAGACTCTGGAAACAACATTTCGAAATCGTCTCTACCAAGCAATGCAAGCGCGTTGGTATTTTCTAAATCTGCCTCCCCAGAAGAAAGCATATCTGCCATATACTTTAGCAACAGGGCAGATTTGAGATTGGTCCACGGTTCTGGCGCATAATCCAAAAGCTTGTACTCTATCGGATAATCCTCATAAGACAGTGAGTTGATCCAATAGTTGACACCATCGGTGTATGCTTGCATCATGTTATGCACTTTAGGGTCCTGAGTCAATAGGTTCAACGATCGCTTGGCCGCATACTTCAAGCCCTTTCTTCGGTTTGTTTTGTCAAAATCAATAGCCTTCTCACCGATGATCTCTGAGATACGTCCCTCAGTAGCCATCACTTGAAACTCCATCTGCCACAACCGGTGGTACGCCGTGATGTAACCCTGAGCAAAATACAAGTCATAATCATTGCTTGCAAAAATATGAGGGATCACTTGATCATCAAATTTAATGGTCACATCTTCTTTGAGCTGCTTGGCTTTCAGCTTTTTAGCCATGACAAATTTGGACGCCTCCCCATTCTTCCAAAACCCTGTAAAAGGGCTCATAAACTTCCCCAAAGGAGGAATATCGCCCTGTTTGAAATTGACATATGAAATGAATAGGATGGTTAAGATCAGAGCTACTAAAAACCGAAATACCTTCATGTTGGATTGTTGAATATTGAATTTCTAAGATAATTGAGATGTGTCAAGCGCACAAAGAGACACACAATAAGTTGGAAATAAAATTTCTACAAGAGGACGTTTGCGTTCTCTATTGATTAATTTTCATGTCACAACATGAGTTAGCCTAAAACAACAGAAGATTGGGAAAATATTCGATCAGAGAACTGGAACGATTGTCAGGGATCAAAGCGCATACTATTCGTATCTGGGAGAAGCGCTACCAACTCATCGTGCCCAGTCGCTCACCTACCAACATCCGATCATACAGTGACAATCAACTCAAGAAAATACTCAATGTAGCCTCCCTCATTTCACTAGGTTACAAAATCTCCAAGATCAGTGAGATGAGCAAAAGCCAAATGCTCAAAATCCTTGAGCATAACCAAAACGAACTGACCCAAACTTCTCCTGCGGTGGTCAATCTCCACCAGATGACACAGTCCTGTCTCAACTTTGATGAACGCACGCTAGACCAGCAGATCACCCTCGTTATAGCCAAAACTAGTCTTATCCGTGCCTTTTCAGAGGTATTTTTCCCGTTGCTTAGTCGTATAGGATTTCTTTGGGCTGCCAACAAAATCAGTCCAGCTCATGAGCACTTCCTCTCCAACAAACTCAAACAAGTCCTCTATTCGGCCATGAATGTCGGCAAAGAAAACGAACTCGCGAGCTCTCCTACATTGCTGTATCTACCCGAATGGGAAGAACATGAAATCCTTCTCTTATTTTGCAACTACCTACTCAAGCACCAGGGAAATAGCACCATCTATCTAGGGGCTAAGGTGCCACTCCCCAGTCTCATCGAAACCATCAAAAGTACCAAAACTACGCGTATCGTCACTGTGCTAACCACCCCCAACTACCAAAAGGAAGCACAACGCTACTTGAAAAAAATCTGTAAACAGAAATCCATCGACTCCATCCTTCTCTGCGGTTCTATGCCCTATAAGGACGCCTTCATCCCCCTCGAAAAAACCCAATGGGTCAGTGACACGTCGGAGTTTCTACAAGCGATCAGTCACTCGTCAAACTGACATATATGAGCTATTCTCTCCGTGAGGGTACAAATGTGCGATTCGCTGATTAGTTTTGCTTCAAAAAAGAAGCTATGGAAGAGGTGGTATTGGTAGATGAGCATGACAATGAAATCGGTGTAGCTGAAAAACTCACTGCACACCAAAATGGTGCCCTGCATCGTGCTTTTTCCGTGTTCCTGTTCAACAGCAAAGGCGAACTACTACTCCAAAAAAGAGCTGCTGGCAAATACCACTCACCCAACCTATGGTCCAACACCTGCTGCAGCCACCCACGTCCCAACGAGGAGCTAGTCTCAGCGGCACACCGCAGACTAAACGAAGAGCTCGGCCTACAAGCAGATCTCAAACGAGTCTTTAGCTTCCAATACAAAGTCGCGTTTGACAATGGGTTAGTCGAGCATGAATTGGATCATGTACTGATCGGCAGGACAGATGTCCTCCCCATATTGAACCCCGACGAGGTCTCAGAGATGAAGTACATCACTCCCGAAGCACTACAGGCAGACCTTGCTTTACACCCAGAACAATACACCTTTTGGTTCAAAGCACTCCTCGACAGGGTTTTGGACGTATATACCGCCTAGCACCTGTGGTTTGCACTCAGAGCACTCGTTACACCCCAAATCAAGACGCTAGATTTTTGACTCCAACCTATGTACAAAAAATCTAGCGTCTAAAATTAAAATCCTCAATCCAAAATCTCTACAATGGGTTGCCCCGTCGCTCCACTCGGAAACGAAATATTGAGCAGCATAGAGAGTGTCGGAGCAATGTCTGTGACGGGATGGTACTGGTGGCTCTTGCCCTGCTTGATCCCCCAACCATAAAACAACATCGGTACGTGCGTATCGTATGTATAGTGTGTTCCGTGGCTCGTCCCATGATTCGTCTCTGTCAGGCTCCCTCCGAGCCAACCTGAGTTGATCGTGAACAACACGTCTCCCGACCGCTGCTGGTTGTACCCTGCAGACAGCAACGCTACGTCATAGTTCTTGCCAGAGTAATTGCTGATGTCTTCGGATGCATAGACGGCCTTGATTCCGCTCGTCTTGCGCAGTTGGATCATGACTACTTCTTTGACCTTCGCCAAAGAAAGCTCTTGCTCCTCGATCACATCGTGATTCAAAAACACCTGCTCATTGCTGACGTTTTCGACCAACTCTGCCGCACCAAAAACCTCCTGAAGCTTCTCATTGAGCTGCTCTCGAACTTCTCGCTCACCCCAGTAGTCTGCTGGCAAATGGTTGTCCTTGAGGTACTGCGGAATGGCTGCCACGGCATGATCCGCAGACAAAAACACCGTCCACTGCCCTTTGCCTACTTTCTCATCGAGCATTTGAAACAATGCCTCCAAGTCGCGATCCAATCGGATATAGGTATCTTCGACTTCTTTGGAATAGGGTCCAAACGAGTGGCCGATATAATCTGTCGACGAAAAACTCACCGCTAGGAAGTCAGTGATATCATCCTGTCCCAAGCTTTCCCCTTCCAAACTCGCTTTTGCGAAATCCGCCAAAATCGTATTGCCCCATGGGGTCGATTTGATGGTACTTCCTTTGGTCTTGGCCTGAGACAAGTCATAGGGAAACACCGGCCGTTCTTTACCCACGAGGGCTCTTTCATTTTCACGATCGTCTGGTCCAGACTCTACATATTTCTCGATCGGAAGAAACGTATCCCAGCTCCCACTCATGTACTCATCCACCAAGCCCCTCTTGTTGAATTTCTGCACCCACTTGGGCAACTTATCCATGTAATATGAGCTCGTCATGAACTCCCCTGTCTGACTATCCAACCAATACGCCCCGTTCGGATCGTGTCCTGCTGGCAGTACCGCACCACGGTCCTTGATAGACATCCCAATTATCTTTGACTGTTGCTGAAAAAACAACCCCAACTCATCGGTAATCGTGGTAGACACTAGATTGACTGGTGAGATATGTCCGGTCTTCTCAGATCCACCCACAAACGTCGCATGGGGATCCGACACACAGTACATTCCCTCTTTGGTGACTTTGTCGTACCAATCGTTGGCGATGACTCCATGTACTCTCGGTGTAGCTCCTGTATAGACCGAAGCGTGACCTGGAGCAGTTTTGGTAGGCACATAATTGAAGTGTGCATTTTTCAACTCAAACCCACCGTCCATCATTCGTCTGAAACCTCCTTGGCCATAGTGCCCCTGAAACCGATACAGGTACTCTGCCCTCATCTGATCTACGATAATCCCTACTACCAATTTAGGACGCTCTACACTTTGCTGACAAAGCACTGCCCCACTACTCATTAGGCCCAAGGCCAACACAATTATTTTCTTCATTTCAATTCTTAATTTCGGGTTTTGAAGTTATATCCAATATTGACTTTGCATGTTAAGCCACTTTTAAATAATTAAAATTATTTTTGCGCAAAAATCTATTGACTTGAATCTCGCAGATCACCTCCTTCCAAAAGACATCTTTGACCAAGTAGCCCAATCCGCTCACGAGCTGAACTTGGAGACCTACGTCATTGGTGGTTTTGTCCGTGACATACTACTCAAACGTCCCTCCAAGGACATTGATTTCGTATGTCTAGGCAGCGGCATAGCTCTCGCCAAAGCTTCCGCCAAAAAACTTGGCACCAAACGCGTCACGACGTACAAAAATTTTGGCACGGCCATGATCAAGCACGAATACCACGAATTGGAATTCGTCGGTGCAAGAAAGGAATCTTATCGCAAAGAATCAAGGAAACCCACTGTAGAAGACGGCACTTTGGAAGATGACCAAAACCGTCGTGACTTCACCATCAACGCACTAGCCATCAGCCTCCAATCCGAGAACTACGGAGAACTGGTTGACCCCTTTGATGGAGTCCAGGACCTCAAACGAAAAATGATTCGTACTCCTCTGGAGCCCGCCATCACATTTTCTGATGACCCACTGCGCATGATGCGTGCGATTCGTTTTGCTAGTCAACTCAATTTTGATATCGATCCGAACACGTTTGACGCCATCCAGCAAGAAGCACAGCGCATCAAGATCGTCTCCAAAGAACGCATCATCGTCGAGCTCAACAAAATCATATTGTCCAAAACGCCCAGCTACGGATTCAAATTGCTCTTTCAGTGTGGGCTACTCCAACTGATCTTTCCCGAAATGACGGATCTATATGGCGTAGAAACCCGAGAAGGTCGCTCACACAAGGACAACTTCTATCACACCCTACAAGTACTAGACAACATCTCCGAAAGCACCGACGATCTATACCTTCGATGGGCGGCAATACTCCACGATATCGCTAAGCCTCCAACCAAACGATTCAACAAAAAGGTCGGATGGACTTTTCATGGACATGAAGACCGAGGTGCGCGTATGACTCCAGGGATATTCAAACGACTCAAGCTCCCACTCAACGACCGCATGAAATACGTCCAAAAACTCGTACGTCTACACCTCAGACCAATTGCTCTGGTCAAAAAGGAAATCACTGACTCAGCGATACGTCGTTTGCTTTTCGAAGCTGGAGACGATGTGGACGACTTGATGACACTCTGCAAAGCCGACATCACCACCAAAAATCCCAACAAGGTCAAACGCTACCTTCAAAACTTTGATATCGTCGCGCAAAAACTCAAGGATATCGAAGAAAAAGATCAAGTCCGCAACTTCCAACCACCAGTTACAGGCGAAGAAATTATGGAGATTTTCAACCTCGAACCCTCACGTATCGTAGGAGACATCAAAAATGAAATTCGTGAAGCCATACTCGAAGGACACATCTCCAACGACAAAAAAGAGGCATTGAATTTGATGTACCGTATCGCAAAAGAAAAAGGGTTGGAGGTTTAAAACATTCGATGTACTTTGCCCTCCGCTAAAAACAAGGTTATGAAAAAAACACTCGCAGCATTCGTATTGATCTTCGCATTTGCTTCTACAAGCCAAGCGCAAGAAACCCTCAATGATGATTCTCTTACTTATGAAGATTATCAAATGAGAAAATATTATAGCATCTACCAACTTGCCAACAAATTCAACGACCCTAACGTCTCGCACATGGCCCTCTATGAGATGCTCATGTTGACTTCTAATCAACCCGCGATTTTGGATACTCTAGCCTTGTCGTACTTTTCGAGAGGACAGTACGCCTCCTCTGCACTCGTCGCACAAGAAAACCTCCTACTCAACCCCAACAATCCCATGGCACTCGAAGTAGCGGCTATTTCGTTTCAGAACCTCGGGGTACTGTCCAAATCACTCGACAATTACGAAAGTCTGTTCCTCAAAAACGACGACTCCAACACACTGTATCAAGTGGCTTTCTTGCAGTTTCAGCTCAAGCGATTCAAAGAGGCTCAAACCTCCACGGAGTTGCTCTTGCAAAGAAAGAACGTAGATGAAATCAAATTGAGATTCAATAAAATGGACAAAACCACGCAAGAGGTGTCCATGCGAGCAGCCGTACTCAACCTGCAAGGGCTCATTGCTCAAGAAAATGGAGACAAAGAAAAGGCTAAAAAACACTTCTTAGAAGCTGCTCAAGCATCTCCAGGGTTTGAATTGGCACAAGCCAACCTTAGCAAACTCAAAGAATAGTTTTTTAGAATCTTGGCTGTTCGTCCGCCTACTTCTTCTTGATCATTCGCCATACCGAACTCAAATCGATTTCGTACTGATCATGGTGAAATATCTTAGAGATGGCCCCCGAATCAATGAGCGTCTGAGGATCTCCAGACACGACTGGAGCGTTGAAATCCATCAGCCAGAGTTCGTCAGCAAACTGAATCGACAAATCCAACTCATGGGTAGAGACCAGCATACTCTTGTTGGTGGACTCCTTGATCTCAGCAAACAGACTAAACATATCCAGGCGGTTGACAATATCGAGATGGGCAGTCGGTTCGTCCATCAGAATAAAATCCGTATCCTGTGCCAAAGCCCGGGCCACCATGGCCTTCTGAAACTGCCCATCACTGAGCGTCCCTAGCTTGGCTTCTTCGATGTAGTTGATTTTGCAGAGATCAATAGAGGCCTGCACTTGCTGCTCATCCTTTTGACTCATCTTGCCTATCCAGTTGGTATATGGAAACCGCCCCAACCCGACAAGCTCACGTACAGTCATGTTGGACATCCCTATTTTGTCCGTAGTGATGATGCCAATCTGTCGTGCCAGCGCTCGACGGTCGAGCTGCTCAAGAGGTTCATCACCTAGACAGACCTGCCCTCCTAGTGGCTGCTGCAGATCAGATAACGTACGTAGCAGCGTACTCTTTCCTACTCCGTTTTGTCCGATGAGGCACACGAACTTGCCTGGCTTCAATTCCAAATTGAGCTTCTTAGCGATGCATTTGCCCGCATAGCCAATATCGAGGTTTCGTGTCGTGATCGATCGCATCTAAAATCCGTTTTGTATATTCTTCTTTTTGACAATCAAATAAATCACCAAGGGACCACCCAGCAGCGAGGTGATGGCATTGAGTGGCAAGGACTGTGGCAAGCCTGGCAAGCGCGAGACCATGTCACAAAACAGCAAAATCACCGCTCCCATCACTGCAGAATATGGAATCAGCTTCTTGTGATCAGAACTATCCAAGATCATACGCGCCACGTGAGGTCCCGCCAACCCTATGAAAGCAATCGGCCCACAATAAGCCGTGACCGTACCAGACAGTAGTGCCGTCACACAAATAATGGCATACTTTGATCGCTGGATATTGAGCCCTGCATTTTTTGCATACGCATTGCCTATCAGGTAGATATTGAGTGGCTTCAAGAGAAATATCGACGCTCCCCATCCTACCAAAATCAACGGTACCATAATAGTCAATTCACCTACCGTCACACTACCGAGATCCCCAAATGTCCACAGCAAATAGGATTGAATATCCTCCGGATTGCTAAAATACTGCATAACACTCACCAGTGCGCTCGTCGCGCTGCTAAACATCAGACCAATGATGAGCAGGGAGGTATGATCCGCCACTTTCGTGGAAAAATAAATTACCACCAAAAACACAATGAAGGAACCCAAAATAGCCCCCAAGGTCACCGAAACTCCTGAGAGGATTGGCAAGCCCAACACCACAAACAACGAGCTACCCAACACGACAACAGCCACTCCTAAGCTCGCTCCTGCACTCACACCAAGCACATAAGGTCCCGCCAACGGGTTGCGAAAGAAGGTCTGCATGTACAAGCCACTCAAGCTCAAAGAAGCTCCTGCTAATACCGCCGCGACAGCACGAGGCAAGCGATAGTGCAACACAATATTGGTCCAAACACGATCCTCAGATGCACCAAATACAATTTCCATCAATTCATTCAGTGGAATCCACACCGACCCTATCACCACGTTGAGCACGAAGAGCAGCACACAGACTATCCCCAAAAAAGCAATTGATTTGAACACGCTTCTATTTTTTATCCATTCATGAGTGATTCACTCCATTCGTCAAAACTATATCAATACGGCACAGTAGTCAGTACCCCTCTTTCTGATTATTCCTCTCTAGCAGGGATCGTATGACCTCTGCCATGGTAGCGGCCTGGCTTTCGCGCGAATAGCTGTTGATTTCCTCTACCCGCGATGATATCGGTCCTTTGGTCTTGAACCGATCAATCTCCTCTTGAAGAAAACGGACCATAGCCTGCTCGTTGCTCCGATCCATCGTCTGCCCCACTGCACATCGGTCGATGATACCCGCCGCATCACTCTCTGGTGGTCCAATGCAAAAAATGGGATTGCCAGAAGCCAAATACTCAAATATTTTGCCTGGTATGATTCCGTTGGCATCCGAGGTGTCAGGGATAATCAATAAGAGCAGATCAGCATTTTTTTGATACTGCAGTACCTCGCTATGCGGCACCATCCGAATGTACTCAAGTGGAATATTTTGCGCCAAAATTTCCTCTTGGATCGCAACAGAAAGATTGCCCACCATCTGCAATTTGACTGACACCCCTTCTCCATACTGCTGCACCTTCTTCATCGCACGTATGAATGAAGACAAATCATACTGATCGGACATCGTTCCCGTATAACTGATCGTAAAATCGCTATTGGTGCGCTTTTGCAAGTGTTCAAAATCCTCTCCGTCAAAACCATTGGTAATCACTTTGATTTTATGCTCTACCCCTGACACCAATTGGCCAAAAGACCGCTTGAACCCTTCACTCACTGTGACAATTTGATCAGCACTTTGTAGCACTCTGCGCTCCATGGATTGATCGATCCGCTTGGACAACCATGAGTGACCAAACAATTCGTAGTAATAGATGTTGGTCCACGGATCTCTAAAATCGGCCATCCATTTGACGTTGAGATTCTTTTGGAGTCTAAGGCCAATGAGCTGTGTCGAATGTGGTGGACTGGTCGTAATGACTAGCTCAATTCCCTCTCTTTCGATGATCTCCTTGGCTCGAGCATAGGCATAGTTGTTCCAACCTCTCCGTGGATCGGGGATAAACAAATTGCTCCGTAAGAAATTGACCGCCCGCTGTGACAGTTTGGTACTGTCTACATTGGCAAATCCCGCCGTAGGTACGTTTTTCTTCCCTACAAGCTTAGAGTAATAATTGATCGGCTCGAAGGATTTCGTCTTCGTCACCTGAACTACAGCGGAAACATCCTCGACCAAGCTCTCATCCCATTGCATATAGCTCGCACTATCCTCATGCACGGTGAGCACATGAGGTTCGATACCATTTTGCCCTAGATATTTGGTCAGTTTGAGCCACCGCTGTACCCCTGCACCTCCAGACGGAGGCCAATAATAACTGATGATCAGGACACGGGTATTTTTCATAAACGACGATTAGAACTACACTATAATTGAAGCGAAAATAAGTATCCTATGTCAAAGACAGCGACTTTCAGAATGTCAGTTTGCGATTAATCCACCTATCAACCAATGAGGCTTCTGAAAAATCCATGAGATAAGCGAATAACGATCCGTGACAAAGACTACCTCCAATAAACATATTCCTTCCTCCTCTAAATTACTACTCCAACTGTTTATAGTAAAACAGCTCATAGTCGGGCAACAATTCAGGGTGAATGACTTTGATATGATCGGCCAACAACAAGTGCGGGTTGGCATTGCCCGACTCGAAATAGTCATTACCTCCATTGGCAGAGAGACGTTTGGTATAGGTATAGACTTCCCCCGCCTGAAACGCACCAAATTCGGCATATCGTTCGTCAGCCTCTTCTAATTTCTCCAAACTCTCGTAGTTGGCTGCACCGATCCAGTATTCGGCACGATTGGCCTTGGCATACACGGCTTCAAAATCCAGATTGAGCCAGCCGTTTTGAGAGTTGTCGGACCAGAGATAGTCCCCCCCCGCATCCTGAATCATCAGCCCGTTGTAGTTATGACCCGCTGGCATGAACCAACTCCCTCCATACAAACTCCCCGAAAACACAGAGGGTCTCTCAACCTCTGACACCAGTGCAAGCAGAGAGTCGTAGGCCATAGCCACCTCCTCAAAATAAGCTTCGGCTACCTTCTCTTTACCGACAAGGTAACCAATAAACTTGATCCATTCTGCCCGCCCAAGAACAGTCGGTTCTAGGTAGTCAGGCATATACACCACCTTCTGCCCGAGCTCTTGTAGTTTTTCCAATTGTCGATTTTCTCCCCCAGCACTGAATGCCAAAATAACATCTGGACGCAAGCTCAACACCCGTTCGATATCCAGCTTACCTTCACTCCCGATCTCTTCTAGCTTCCCTTCTTCCAACCTTTTGTTGAATTCTTCAGAGTAGATGTATTGACTTTGCGCAAAACCAACCAACTCCTCTTTTAGACCCAAAATCTCCAAGAAAGCCACATGCGTAGTAGAGTTGGAAATGATGCGCTTGACTGGACATTGGACTGGTACATATTGCGACACATCTATTCCTTGGGGCAGTTCCCCCTCATAGAGCAAGTAGGACATAGATTCCTCACTCCCTTGGTACAATTGATTTACTTTGAGCACCTTGTACCC
The DNA window shown above is from Reichenbachiella sp. 5M10 and carries:
- a CDS encoding iron ABC transporter permease, producing the protein MFKSIAFLGIVCVLLFVLNVVIGSVWIPLNELMEIVFGASEDRVWTNIVLHYRLPRAVAAVLAGASLSLSGLYMQTFFRNPLAGPYVLGVSAGASLGVAVVVLGSSLFVVLGLPILSGVSVTLGAILGSFIVFLVVIYFSTKVADHTSLLIIGLMFSSATSALVSVMQYFSNPEDIQSYLLWTFGDLGSVTVGELTIMVPLILVGWGASIFLLKPLNIYLIGNAYAKNAGLNIQRSKYAIICVTALLSGTVTAYCGPIAFIGLAGPHVARMILDSSDHKKLIPYSAVMGAVILLFCDMVSRLPGLPQSLPLNAITSLLGGPLVIYLIVKKKNIQNGF
- a CDS encoding glycosyltransferase family 4 protein, producing the protein MKNTRVLIISYYWPPSGGAGVQRWLKLTKYLGQNGIEPHVLTVHEDSASYMQWDESLVEDVSAVVQVTKTKSFEPINYYSKLVGKKNVPTAGFANVDSTKLSQRAVNFLRSNLFIPDPRRGWNNYAYARAKEIIEREGIELVITTSPPHSTQLIGLRLQKNLNVKWMADFRDPWTNIYYYELFGHSWLSKRIDQSMERRVLQSADQIVTVSEGFKRSFGQLVSGVEHKIKVITNGFDGEDFEHLQKRTNSDFTISYTGTMSDQYDLSSFIRAMKKVQQYGEGVSVKLQMVGNLSVAIQEEILAQNIPLEYIRMVPHSEVLQYQKNADLLLLIIPDTSDANGIIPGKIFEYLASGNPIFCIGPPESDAAGIIDRCAVGQTMDRSNEQAMVRFLQEEIDRFKTKGPISSRVEEINSYSRESQAATMAEVIRSLLERNNQKEGY
- a CDS encoding ABC transporter substrate-binding protein, with product MKQAILLTCLVVLAACQPQEKPTTETNETGAIQYAERFTLDEYDGYKVLKVNQLYQGSEESMSYLLYEGELPQGIDVSQYVPVQCPVKRIISNSTTHVAFLEILGLKEELVGFAQSQYIYSEEFNKRLEEGKLEEIGSEGKLDIERVLSLRPDVILAFSAGGENRQLEKLQELGQKVVYMPDYLEPTVLGRAEWIKFIGYLVGKEKVAEAYFEEVAMAYDSLLALVSEVERPSVFSGSLYGGSWFMPAGHNYNGLMIQDAGGDYLWSDNSQNGWLNLDFEAVYAKANRAEYWIGAANYESLEKLEEADERYAEFGAFQAGEVYTYTKRLSANGGNDYFESGNANPHLLLADHIKVIHPELLPDYELFYYKQLE